The region TCTCCGAGGTGCCCGAAGACAGCGCCACATCGCGGTTGGATTCAGTCGTCGCGATTTCGGTCGAGCCCTTGGCCTCTTCCTCTTCGGCTTCCTCATCCTCAATGATGTTGATGCCCATTTCCGAGAGCATCGACATCACGTCTTCGATCTGTTCCGAGCTTACCTGATCAGGTGGCAGCACGGTGTTCAACTGATCGTAGGTGATATAGCCCTTTTCGCGCGCCTCACCGATCATCTTCTTCACGGCGGCCTGGCTCATATCGAGCGAGTGGCCTGCTTCGGAATCGTCGGTCTTTGCGTCGTCGTTCGTATCTTTGGCAGCCATCTCATGCTCCTCCAGCGCGTCAGCGCGAATCATCCGCAGATGATTCGGTTTTCCGAATCATGCGGGGTTCTTGGTGATTCTTAAACCCGTTACCCGGCATTTTCAAAAAGTCCTTCAAAAGGGTCACGTTGATGCCTCATCCGCGGCCCTTCGACTTGTCATATTTAATCGTTCCTAGCAGCGCGTCGAGGGCGCTGCGTTCATCGCGGCTCATGGTCATGCCGTTGTCGCCAACGTCAAATTCACCGTTGTTGTCTTCCTGTGCACTGCGGCGGGCAATGTCGGCGGCGCGGGCCGCTTCGCTCAGACGCCAGGTGACCCCCTCGTCTGCCGGGCCGCTTAAGTCTTCTACGGCTTCGGCAATTTCCTCGTTCAGCCCGCGGGCGGCGTCCAATTTGGCCAGTTCCTCGGCCACGGTCATCCGGGTCATTTCCACATTGCCGGGTTTACGGATGCAGGGCGTGATCGCAACGTGGCGTTGCGCCTTGATGTTTTCAAGGGTTTCCCAGCCCAGAGAATAGGAAATCTCTTCGCGCAGCACCTCTTCACCGGCATGGCCAAAGCGCAGCAGAAGGTCGCGCAACCGCGCGTGGTCGGGGTCCGCGCAGCCCATCCCTTCCAGCCCGGTCTCAAAGGTTTCGATCAATTGGGGGCAGCCTGCCAAAGCGACTAGGATCACGGCCTCGCGCAGATGCATGCCCACCTGATCATCGCTCATCGCCACAAGGGCTGAGGCTTTGGTGCTAGCCAAGGGTGCCAGTGGAGCGCCCCAGTTGCCCCCTTTGCCGCCCTTACCGCCGCCCTTGCCCGGCCCCCTGCCCCCTTGAGGGCGGAAATCAGCGCGCTGTTTTTGCGGGCGGAAGAGATCCCACCGTAGGTCTTTGATCTCTTGCCCGTAGTGGCTGCGGATCGACGGATCGCGGATAAGTTTAATCTTTTCGCGTAAACTTTTATCCAGCGCAGCCTTGCGTTCGGGGCTGTCGAAAACCTTGCCTTCAGTCTCGCGCTGCCAGAGCAGGCGAACCATAGGCAGGGCGCCGTCCAGCAGTTTTTGCAAGGCGCCCGCCCCTTGTGCGCGCAGCAAATCATCGGGGTCTTGCCCCTCGGGCATCATGGCAAAGCGCAGGCTTTGCCCGGCCTCCAACAGCGGCAGGGCCAGATCAATCAGACGCAATGCCGCGCGTTGACCCGCCGCATCGCCATCCAGCGTGATGATCGGCTCGGGCGCGATACGCCAAAGCATCTGCAATTGGTTTTCGGTGATCGCGGTGCCGAGCGGTGCCACGGCTCCCTCAAAGCCCGCGCCATGCAGGGCAATCACATCCATATAGCCTTCGGCCACGATCAGTGGCTGACCCCGGCCTGCAGCGGCGCGGGCGTCTTTCACGTTGTAGAGGCTTCGGCCCTTGTCAAAAAGTTCGGTCTCAGGAGAGTTGAGGTATTTAGCCTTATCTTCCGGGTCCATCGCGCGGCCACCAAAGGCAATCGCCCGGCCCCGGGCATCCCGGATCGGGAACATGATGCGGCCGCGGAAAGTGTCGTAAGGCCGTCCGCCCTTCGTCGAAGGTTTTGCTAGCCCCGCGCCAAAGATCAGGTCATCCGCGACCCTTTTCGCCTTCAGCGCGTCCCACAGCCCCTGCCAATTATCTGGGGCAAAGCCAATTTCCCAATGCGCCTGCGCCTGTTCCGACAACCCGCGCTTGGCCAGATAGTCACGCGCCGCCCCTGCAGCCCCAGTGCGCAGCTGCAGACGGAACCATTGCACTGCCTGTTCCATCACCTCGGCCAGTTGCGTGCGTTTGTCGGCCTTGGCCTGCGCGCGCGGGTCTTGCTTAGGAACCGGCATGCCGACTTCGCGGGCGATGATCTCCACCGCCTCCATGAAGCTTACATTCTCGGTCTCGCGCACGAAAGAGATCGCATCGCCCTTCGCGTGACAGCCAAAGCAATAGTAGAACCCCTTGCGGTCATCGACGTGGAAGCTGGCCGATTTCTCCTGATGGAAGGGGCACGGCGCCCACATGTCGCCCTTGCCCTGATTGGACTTTCGATTGTCCCATATGACCTTGCGCCCCACCACCTGAGACAGGCTGGCGCGGTCACGCAGTTCTTCCAAAAATCCAGGGGGCAGGCTCATGACTTCATATACCGGGCGGGGCGGATCAGAGTCCAGAGGAGGCAGGTCAGCCACGGGCGGCAAAGCGCCCTTCCATACTGGGCAGCGCCCCTGCCCAGTATGATGCTTGTCAGCTTACTGCGCGAGGCACATTTCTTTCCATGCAGCGGAAAGATCGTTCTTTTTCACATCGCGCATTTTCATTTCATAGACCCAAGGGGTCACCAGCGGGATCGCGGTGTTAAAGCTCTCGGGCCATGTTGCCTTAGCCTTCACGGCGGCGGGGACTTCGCGTTCTTTCACCCGGTCCAGCCGTGCCTGCTGCACGGCGGCGACCACGGCGGCCTGATGCATACAGCTGTCTTCTTTTTTCGAGGCTGCCAGCGCCGGGCCCGAGACCGCCATGCTCATTGCGGCCAATGCGGCCAAAATCGTTCTGTTCATGTCTATGCTCCATCGTTTGCCAAACGGGGATTCGGGCCCCCGCCGGATAACCTAGCGCCGCGATGCCACCGCTTCCATAGCGCGGCGCAATTCCTGCACCAATGTGGCGGCCATCGACCGATAGACCATCAGCAGAAACCCGGTCTCGGTGCGGGTGATCGAAGCGGGCATGTCGCGCAATTGGCTGCGCAGGGTCTGGCCGGATTTGAACGCCGCATCGCGCAGATCCACCGGTGCCAATCGCGCCAGCACATCCTCGGCCCCCGCCCCCTGCAATTCCGCCACCGCCCATCCGTCCGAGACCTCTACAAGGGCTGCATGTTTCGCAAGCGCCTCATCAGGCGTAGGCCCGACAAGCAGCGCCTCTTCCCGGCCAAACCACAGGCATTGGGCATCGCCCTCAGCGGTGCTCTGAAGTGGCTCTGGCAGTGCAACCCCATGGGCCGCCTCAAGCGCTTTGGAGAGGCCCGCCCGATCAAACACGCCCAGTACGGTCAACTGGCCCAGATCACGGGCCGCCACCGTCATGTCACCGATGTGCAGCGGGAGCAGCTCGCCGAACGGCGTTTGCGCTTTCAATTCAACCACGGGCGCGCCCTCCTTCCGGGTCCACAAAGACCGGGGCGCAGATCTCCACCTCGGCCTCGATTTCGCGCAGATGGTCGACCATGCGCATCACCTCCCCATACCGTGCGCGGCCCCGGGTAACAAAGCCCAGCCCGACAAAGGTACCGACATCCGGCGCAAAACCGACCGAAGTCGTATGCCCCTGCACATTCTCGCGCATGGCCACGGCCCCGGCCTCGAACAGAAACGCCCCTGCGGTCAACTGCTTCACCGCGCCCACAGGCCGCAGCCCCACCAGTTGCGCGCGGCTTGGATCGCGCAGGCCGGGGCGTTCCGACATGGTCTTGCCGATACAGTCCTTGCCGTCCGACACCATGCGCTCCATGCCGATGTCGCCCGCCGTGGCGCGCCCATCAATCTCTGCATGGGTGATATGGCCCTTTTCCAACCGCAGCACGTTCAGCGCCTCCATTCCGTAAGCGCCGCCCTCCATCGCCTCGGCCCGCGCGACCAGCAGATTGAACAGCGCCGCGCCAAAGCGCGCTGGCACCGCGATCTCATAAGCATGTTCGCCGGAAAAGGAGATGCGGAACAGCCGCCCATCCACCCCGCCGAGCCGCACGTCGCTACAGGCCATGAAAGGAAAGCTGTCATTTTCGACCGGCTGCTCCAACAACCCATTCAGCAAATCGCGCGACTTCGGCCCTGCCACGGCAAACTGCGCCCAGTGTTCGGTGACCGGGGTCAGATGCACTTGCCATTTGGGATGCAGACATTGCGTCACGAATTCCAGATGGCGCATCACATCACCGGCAGCGCCGGTGGTGGTGGTCATCAGGTAATGCGCCTCCCCCAACCGCGCGCAGGTGCCATCGTCCATGACGAAACCATCCTCGCGCAGCATCAGCCCATAACGCACCTTGCCGACCTTCAAAGTGCTGAATTTGTTCGTATAAATCAGATCGAGAAGCTTGGCCGCATCCGGCCCCTGAATGTCGATTTTGCCTAAGGTCGAGACATCGCAGATACCCACCGTCTTGCGGACAAACCCGACCTCGCGATCACAGGACTGACGCCAGTTGCGTT is a window of Sulfitobacter sp. W027 DNA encoding:
- the dnaG gene encoding DNA primase; its protein translation is MSLPPGFLEELRDRASLSQVVGRKVIWDNRKSNQGKGDMWAPCPFHQEKSASFHVDDRKGFYYCFGCHAKGDAISFVRETENVSFMEAVEIIAREVGMPVPKQDPRAQAKADKRTQLAEVMEQAVQWFRLQLRTGAAGAARDYLAKRGLSEQAQAHWEIGFAPDNWQGLWDALKAKRVADDLIFGAGLAKPSTKGGRPYDTFRGRIMFPIRDARGRAIAFGGRAMDPEDKAKYLNSPETELFDKGRSLYNVKDARAAAGRGQPLIVAEGYMDVIALHGAGFEGAVAPLGTAITENQLQMLWRIAPEPIITLDGDAAGQRAALRLIDLALPLLEAGQSLRFAMMPEGQDPDDLLRAQGAGALQKLLDGALPMVRLLWQRETEGKVFDSPERKAALDKSLREKIKLIRDPSIRSHYGQEIKDLRWDLFRPQKQRADFRPQGGRGPGKGGGKGGKGGNWGAPLAPLASTKASALVAMSDDQVGMHLREAVILVALAGCPQLIETFETGLEGMGCADPDHARLRDLLLRFGHAGEEVLREEISYSLGWETLENIKAQRHVAITPCIRKPGNVEMTRMTVAEELAKLDAARGLNEEIAEAVEDLSGPADEGVTWRLSEAARAADIARRSAQEDNNGEFDVGDNGMTMSRDERSALDALLGTIKYDKSKGRG
- a CDS encoding sarcosine oxidase subunit gamma, whose translation is MVELKAQTPFGELLPLHIGDMTVAARDLGQLTVLGVFDRAGLSKALEAAHGVALPEPLQSTAEGDAQCLWFGREEALLVGPTPDEALAKHAALVEVSDGWAVAELQGAGAEDVLARLAPVDLRDAAFKSGQTLRSQLRDMPASITRTETGFLLMVYRSMAATLVQELRRAMEAVASRR